The Panicum virgatum strain AP13 chromosome 6K, P.virgatum_v5, whole genome shotgun sequence nucleotide sequence AACAAGCCTCCGGTTTTTCTGGCCTGCGCGCATCACACGCACACACCCCTCCCCACGTCCGGTTTTGCGCGCGCACACATCTGCTGCCGCTAACATCCACGCGGTGGGTTTTTTTATTCAGGTAGCATgtgcccttttttttctcccgcGCGTAGCCTTCACGCTTTCTAGTACTAAGTTCCGCAGTCACTTGGTGTGGCATATTTTTTACAGACTAATGCTATCGGTTGTATACTTAGGCGCAGGATCTAGTCAATACTTTTTTGAACATTATTGATTGgctcaaagtttttttttgatggACCACTTGATCCAATTTTATTTGCAACGCATGTAAACAAATGATAGTGTGGACACAATGAAATTACTTGCAACCAAGCATCAAATTAGCATTTTGGTCACCAATAATGGCACAAGTGCCGTGTGTACATCACTTGTACAGTATTATTACAAGAGTTAAAAAAAGGCAACATCACTAGCAGATTAGGCTTGGTTTCATAAAACTGAATGGACAATAAGAATTTGCATGACGATTTCCTGTCAATGAAGAAGCCCTGCTGAGATGCTACCATGATGGCAGCTATCTAACTCTATGCTCCACCTGGATGCAATGACCGCGAGTTCCTCAGCCTCCTGTCACATTCAAGATGGCATAACTAAACCAGGTCCAAGTTTCTGTCCTGTCAGTTTcaagatgaaataaaaataagatATTTTGCTTACAAAATCAAGGTTTGGAACAAACTAATATGATCCAACAAGGAGCACCTAAAAATCATCAGGTTTTGCAAATGAATTGAAACAATTACTTCTCCTGGACAAGCAGTCTAAACTCTcgataaaaatagaaaaccacaTACTCCACAGCTCGGGAAGGAGCTCATCTCTGATGCCTGAGGCTGAGTTCGCCGAGGAGCACCACAGGAACACGGAAAGAAGATGGCATAACGGGTTAATTAACTGGCAGCACAATGCAAGCTTAATGAAACAAATTATATTTATGACCACGCCAAAGGGCCTCCACCTGAGATGGTTAGAGGAACCCAGCggcactcctcaggtcctgggttcgactccccgtgggagcgaatttcaggctgaggttaaaaaaatcccctcgtctGTCCCATGGCCAAAGCACAGGTCTAAGGCCCGGCCCCGGTCGTGGTCGTCTCACATGGGCTACGGTGCCGCTGTGTAAGgatggggcaggggttcggggttTTCTTGACCTGCGTGAGAAGGTCTTCTCTTAATGCAATACCCGGGGGCTGTCTTAccccccgcaggtcaagtttttttatatatatttatgaCCACAAAGAGTCTAGCTAATAATGGTAGAATACAAAGAGAAGGTAAGAACTGGACAGTTCTAATTATATGTAATAGATACAATCACCTCtgctctgcttctgccattgccagaaaaaaaaaggagcaatGAAAAGTTCAGGAAATAATCTCCAATGTTAATTAACTGGCAGCACAATGCAAGCTTAATGAAACAAAGTATATATATGACCACAAAGAGTCTAGCTAATAATGGTAGAATACAAAGAGAAGGTAAGAACTGGACAGTTCTAATTATATGTAATAGATACAATCACCTCtgctctgcttctgccattgccagaaaaaaaaaggagcaatGAAAAGTTCAGGAAATAATCTCCAATGTTAATAGTTTATAGAAGAGCTCAAAACTGCATACAACCTTGTCAAAAAAGGAATAATCTTCAATGTTTCTAAAGCTAGTCAGGAGATGAAGGGCATGCTTTGATTTATGTAATCCTAAAATAATTAATTGCATGGCTACAGGAAGAATCGTGAATATATCAGTATACTGGAAAGAAGCAGCATGCATCAGTTGAATAGAGCTAAGAGCTTAGGTCTGCTTCTCTGAATGAGATGTACTAATGGAATTACAGAAATAGCATGAGAATGCGTAAAGAAACCTATGCACATATCTATCTCATCAGGCATTGTACCTCATCCACGCTAGCAGAGTAGCAGTTCTGCATGTATCTGTCTCATTGGCGGCTTCGCACAATCGCGCTGGCTGCATGCCTCTCCAGGCATCACAGCAGCGCCATCCAATCAACAAATCAATCTATTGGGAAGCTCAGGAACATACAGAAAAAAACTAGTGCTAAACGAAAGATTTGGTTGGCAAACAATGATTAGATCTACACGCAGGAGCATATAAATTAGAATTGGAAATAGGGTTAAAATACTGCACAAAAATCACAAGCAAGATCCATTGCATCGGAAGAATTTTGAGACCTCATCCACAGCTACCGAGACGGCCGGAGGCGGGTACCTCGAGgacgcggcgcggcgacgggaGACTCTCACCGAGATGGCAGGAGGGTGGGCGTCGACGCCCAGCGCGACCGTCTGCGTCTCGCCGGGGCAGCACAGGACGGAACAGCGACGCGCCAACAGGAGGGTCGCCGCCGGCACAGGGTCTCGGCGAGGAAGCATGCAGCCTCTGAAACGGCGCCCGGTGCGGACGTCTGCAGGCAGCAGCATGCTGGAGCGGCACGGGAGCCGGCGGCTTAGGGACTCGCCGGGGCGGCATGGGATGAAAAATCGACGAGACGACAGGagggtccacggcggcgcagtgtCTCGCCAGGGGAACGGGGGCAGGGATACCTCTGAAAACGGCAGCCGGCGCGGACGTGTTCAGGCTGCAGctcgccggggcggcgcgggatcCGGCGGCGTAGGGCCTCACCGGGATGGCGCAAGGGGGTCGGGGGCGGCGAGAGAGCCGGCGGCGCAGGACCTCGCCGGGACGGCGCGAGGGGAAGACCAGGAGACCCGCCTCACCAGTCACCAGAGAGTCGCCGGCGGGAGGTGAGTCCCGAGATGCAGCCCACCGGGGCGACgcgggagccggcggcgcagggcctcGCGCGAGAGGTCAGGAGCCTCGCCTCAACAGAGCATTGCCGGTGAACTGAATTCTCCCACGATCCCACGATCTATTAGACTATTACGAGCTggggagaaaaaaaatgtgCGGACGAGGCGAACCGGACGGGGGCGGGCCGGTGGGGTGTTGCGCTCGGTTGCGGGAGTATGGTCGGATCCACGGATTGAGCTGAGGTACTGAATAGCTTATTTTGTATCCAGAGTACTAAATAgacctactatatatatatatagggagctACATACAAACTACGATATACATAGTTCAACTCATTCACCGGCGACGCGCTCCACGAGTGGCGCATTCACCGGAGGTCTCCCAAGGTGCCAAGGTGGCAGAGGCAGTCGTTCAACTGCCTGATGACACCGATTGCCCAGGCGTCACTGTAGCCGAAGGGGTGGAACAAATCGTAGTCCTGCGCCGCTGACGCCGGAGCAGGGGCTGGAGCCAGAGCAGGGGACGGAGTAGGAGGTGATGGAGGACGAAGGCGAGGGCGATGAGTGGAGGAGGGGGATGAAGATGGAGATGGCGACGACAATGATGAGTCCACCGCTTGAAcgaagcggcggcggtgacgggaGCGTCGGGAGGGAGATCCTGTACCCGAcatcgcggcggcagcggcggttgCGCGAGAGCAGTTGCGTGATGTGCGGATGGCAACAGTGGCGAGTGGAGAAGAAGGGCGGCCGGGAGGAAGTGTATTTATAATGGCGAGAGGCCCGAATTCGAAACGTCGCGGTGTTGCGGAGAGGCCAGAATTCAAAACGTCGCGTGGTTGCGGAGAGGGCAACGGCCGGCGGTTGCGATTCCCGAGAGAGAAAGATATAGGTGACGGGTGGTATGTGAAGCCCGTCACCTGTAATCAgggtttttttaccgaccggaaccggtccggaaaccgcggttaccggtgtaaccggtccggaccgaaTCCGGTACCGGCCGGTTTCAAAGCGGCCGAATTCAAaacttaaaatttgaattcaaaaaaaataaaatttcccaaaaaattcctaaaaatacttcaagttgcgacgaatctaatagtgtcaaattttttcaaatatttgttcatttattatactttgcgggcatttgaagttaaaccaaaaaagaaaaagaaaaaatgggcccccgaccatggagcaccgcaatcgcagaggagaaTGGTTGGACCGACGGATTATGACACTCCACATTATTCTTTTTCCTCCTacagcgatacctcgcactcttttcactatcccatacctgacatcagcatgcagccaccgacgagatgggtgtacgaatgggaagacccccatttttacactatgttagttcaggaatgggaGACAACATTGGCGTGGACAGGGCAATCTTGGCAAGACTATTGTCGGTTTTTTTGTTCAACGCcccggttaccactcaaaccggaGCGGTTTAAGGACCTAACCGGTCGGCTAACCGGTGGAAATCGATTGAACTATCATTTTTGGTTtggaatttgaatttggccgtTTTTCTAGTAACCGGACGGTGGCGGTTTCATCcaaccggtcggtaaaaaaaacctTGCTTGTAATCATGTCACCAATGACGTGAGCTCTTTAGTACAAGTGAAAGACTACTATGACGTCCGTCACTTATAAACAATGCCCGTCATCTGTACTCATTTCACAGGTGACGTGAGCGCTTTAGATAAGTGACGGGCAACAAACATGGCCCGTCACCTAGACCACAAACATCACCTGTCACCTAAGTCAAGTTCAAACTGGACTTAAAGCCATCCCCCTTTGCCTTAGTTCTTAACGTCTCCCATTTCAAACCCTAGGTCGCGCCGCACGGcccacctcctctcctcctctggTCGCGCCGCCCTCTTTGCCGCCGTACCGGCCACCTCCTTGCCTCCTCCGGTCGTGCTGCCGTCTTCGCCGCATCTTCATCGCGCCACCAGGCGCCCGCAGGCAAGGAGCAGATCCGGGCACGTCGTTGTGCCTCCTCGTCGTGCCCCCAGACACCCGCTCGCCAACCGCAGGCAAGATCCAGAGCCCAGCAGCCGCCCGCAGTCAAGATCCAGAGCCCAGCTGCCGACTTCAGTCAAGATCCAGAGCCCAGCAGTCGCCCGCAGTCAAGATCCAGAGCCCAGCCGCCAACCGCAGGCAAGATCCAGAGCTCAGCTGCCAGCCGCAGTCAAGATCCAGAGCCCAGCCGCCGGCTGCAAGCAAGATCCAGAGCCGCTCATGTTGTCAAAGGAGGAGCTGGCCAGTGCAGGGGTGAATACCAGGGGACTCCACAAGCACTACATGAACCATGCCATGCACGATGATAATACATCAATCGTGGGTGAGTTCAAGGCTGAGGACTTGCACTGTGGGCCTGGTGTCTTCTCCGTTGTGTTTTCTGATCTCTACGACCTCTTCAACCTCGATGCCTTGGACATCTCATTCATCCGCTGCTTGACACTGTGAGTATATATTGCACAAAAGATTGTTCACAGTCATTCTTATATTACTTCGTAACACTAAACCATATGTCAGCTTCCTGAAAACTAATGTATTTGTATGTAGGCAATTGGGCAGAGAATCAAAGGAATGTCACCTTGGTGTTGCGTTCATTGACCCCCAGCATTTCTTTGCCGGAGTGATCAATTCGGATCCGCAGCACGTACAGTCTGCCATCTCAACGGTCTTGAGCTCTTCACCAGGTTGTGTGCTTGCCGCGCACCACACAGGCAGCCACTATTTCCTAGTCGCCATCTGTCCGAAGTGAGAAATAGTGTGGTACTTGGACTCCGCAAGACCACTTAACGATGATGGCAGTCTGGGACAACGAGACTACACCAGCATCAAGGCGGGTATCGATAGGTATATCTCTGAGTTACCACATTTGCAATCTTCTCATTTGGACCCTGTCACCTATTTAATTCCCGGCTAACACCATCCATAACGCCTAATGCAGTGGTTTCTCCACCTTTCGAGCCGACCACCGTCTTCCAATGACCCAGTTGAGGCACGTGACCGATTTTTTGGTATATCTCTGACTGCCTGCATACTAAGTTTTCATGATTTCATCAAATAATATATTTGACCTAACAGTATATATCATCTTGAGCAGTGCATGCATCAAGGATCTAGAAATGAATGCGGGTTCTATGTTGCATACCACATGATCCGCCTTGCTGCAAATTTCAAAAATCTTAAAGGAGCAAAAATAAGCCTTTGTTATAAGGACATACGGGGTCATAAGCCTTCTTTGTCCTACAAGCACTCATCATTTGACTGTCACTTTTTGCTAGGACATGCAGGGTCATAAGGATGAGAAATTGGACAAGAAGCAGCTCTCCGCTATTAGAGAAAGGGTTGCCTCCTTATTGCTTGTATATGTCATAAGCGACAAATGTGACTTCCACTGTCACAACTGTTTTCTTTCATGGACTCTCGATTCATGTGATTATTTCTAGTGGAGATACAATAATTTGTAGTGCAGAGATACAATATATAGTTTGTCATGTACAGTTGGTGGTTGTTTGTGGATGTAACCTTTGTGAGATATCAATTTAGTTCTATTCTGTGTGTTTGCTGGGTCAACAAAGAAGGCTGCCAAATCCTAGCTGTGCTCTAGGATGCAGCCGGGAAGCAAATATGAGCATGCAGGGGGTCAGATTCCAAGGTGACGGGCAACAACCGAACCCGTAACCTCTGTATACACACAAGGTGACAGCGCAAGAAAGCACAACCCGTCACTTATCTCTAATCATAGGTGACGGGCGTTGTGAGCTAACAGTCACCTATGTTGGACAAAGGTGACAGACATAGACCTCATACGGGGTAGCTGGTCACAAAGAAAGGTGACGGTGCTCAAATCAAGCCCGTCACCTTCTACTTCATCATAGGTGATGGGTTTTGACAACGACCCGTCACCTGCAGTGGACAAAGGTGACAGGCTAAGACCTCATACGAGGGGGGCTGGTCAACAAAAAAGGTGATGGTTGTCTACTGGTACCCGTCACCTTTCTGTCACTTAGATGACAGGCAAATACCAGTCACCCTTCTGTTCTAAAAAGTGACAATGTAGGAGTGAGGGGCACGATGCCCGTCACCATAGGGAGATGACGCACATCACTACAGGCCTTTTCCTACATAGTGCAGGATCCCCACGGCGCCGGATCCagccagcagcaccagcagtgTGTGACACGCGGGcgcgtggcgcgcggcggcggtgcccagCGGCTGCGACTCGACGCAAAGCGGCGACGGCTCGAGGCGGTTGGGGTTGCCCGCCTCGATTAATAGTTTTTGACCGCCtcaaaaaaatagttattgtaACTAAATCAGCAAACCTCACATGCAAGACTGCTCGAGGATTTATCTACAATGATTGATGATGCATGTGTCACATGCTTGGAAAGCATGCCAAGTCTAGTTTCACACCCAATAAACGGCTCATCGTTTCGACTTCCGAGCAGGGAGTAATGACCATTTTACTGAAGACTGCCCAAAAGCTGAAAGGACGAACGGGAATTGAAGACCATCTCATGAATGCTTCACCCGTTGGACTTCCACCTTCCAACGTGGGGACTTCAGTTCACGCCTATCTAGGAGGATTGTTCATAGTATAAATATCCCCTACGTATACTCACAAAATAACTTTCGATGACTTGATAAACCGATATGGTGTTGCAGTCACGCTGCTGAGTGTCTTATACACCTTTGTTCTTGTGAGTTCTTCTTGGGCTTGTGAGGAAGATCTCTTTGTGGTCCCCTACTTCGTACTTAACGGTTGCTAGTTCAGCTACTCCGTTTTATGTGGATTAGTCCCGAATTATGGTTCTGCGATCGTTTGGAGATCGAGTCAAAGTCCTCAAGGTTTCGGTGCCTCCCCGTCGCTTTGTCGCATCCAGCCTTGGTaagtactccatccgttccaaaatgtaggtcgttttggtttttttagatttatagtatttgctatgcatctataACATATTTCTAggtacatagcaaaatatatgaatctagaaaagtcaaaacgacctacattttggaacggagggagtatacagCTATTTACCCGCTATTCGCAGCAAAGTTATCCTTGTTCTTAAACCTACTGTTGTGAAAATTGGGCCATCCTTGTGCCGGATTATATCGGCACCTACTATTGTCACAGTAGGTTTTGTTATCACCCACTTATCTATCCTTTGTTTACCATTTGTTATTGCTTTCATCCATCACATATATTTGTTTTGCCGTATCATATAGTCCACTAAAAAAgccatacaaaaaattctatatccTTTTGTTGGTACTGATAATCTCGTATCGTTTGCATCCATCTCGTTGTTGGTAACAATTTTTTTAGCACTGCATTCCTATCCTTTCTTTATCCACACCCCATTGTTGTTATCTTGTGTTTGCCAAAAAAGGAGTTATATTGTGGATTGTGCAATTGCAAGTTTTAATTTCAGGACCTTTGTGGTGCTTGTGAAAGCAACATTTCATATATTTTGAGTGGTTTACACACCTGATTTCTAGTACCATAGCCTCCCTTAAACATCCACCTATAGCTCCACAAAAATCTAAAACTGGAACTCTCATCTTGTATCCTTTCGATCGCTTAATTACAGCTATGGTACTGCCACTTTAGCACACTCACAGTCCTTCAGAACGAGTAAGAACATTGGTAAGTAAGAGGTGAGATTGTGTGACTCCACAAATTTTACCTATCCACTTTCCGTTGTGTTATTCTAACGTGGCAGGATCTGATTCGAGTGTTCTTGGTgggaaccatggagatgaagaGCCCCCTGTTGCATGTGCTGAGTTACGCCCATTGGAGGCGATGGAGAGGATGTTCAATGAACATCTTCCCGCAGCGGGTGGTCGAGGTCCACGACATCAACATGAAGATAATCAttaagaagaatcggatgacgAAAATTCTAGTTTTGGTAATGGATTTCATGACCACTTTGGCAATGGTCGTAGTGGTCGTGGTGGTGGACGGCGTGCTGATTTTCATGATCAGCGTGGAGGACATGGACGTGATCTTCATGtgcattttgatgatgaagatgatgttcATGATGAGGGTTTTGATAACAATGAAAATCCTTTTGCACAACATGGGCGTTTTGGACCGCAACATGTACACCATCGTGGTGCTGGTCATGATGGAGGACATCATCGTGGTCGTCACAATAGGGATGATCGGACAACATTGCTCGAGTCAAGTTGAGTGTTCCTAAATTCACTGGATGGGAAGATGCAGATGCATATCTTGAGTGGGAAGAGCAATGTGATCAGATTTTTAGAGTGCATAATCTCTCTAATCAAAGATGTCGCAATTTTGCTTTCGTTGAGTTCTCTGGTTATGCTCTCACTTGGTGGAATCAAGTTCAAGAAAATCAGGTTGTGTTGGGACGTGATCATATCAACACATGGGATAAGATGAAGAGAGTGATGAGAAGAAGCTTTGTGCCATCAATCTATCAGCGCGACCTTCGCAATAGATTGCAGACTTTGAAACAAGGATCTAATCAGTTGATGATTATTATAAGGAGATGGAGTTACTCTTGGTTCACTCTGGAATTAGAGAGGATGCTGATTTTTCTAACCCAAATATTGGGTAGGGAACCGGTTCCTTCATTTCTCCAAACTTAACATTCGTAAAAGCTCCTGGCAACCAATCCGAGGTCAACGGTCAGACCTTTGCAGCTAGATACTCTTCAATCAAATCACGCCGCTGATAAGGCACGTCGCTGCAGTAAAAGCATCACAACACTCCTTGATCCCTGGCATAGACCTTTTGAAATCAGGTTGGTTAATATGCTCGAAGGTCAGTGCCTTCGAAGAAAGTGGATACGAGACCCCCGAAGATGAGCTTGTTCCGGGAAAGTCAATCCTGGCATAAAACCAATATTGTGCCCAATCATCTTCCCATTTGTTCTTCTGACAAGAGAGCTCCACACACTCAATCCATAGAGCCTTATTGTTTCTCCTAGGAACAAAAAGACAACATCTATTTTGAGCAATATAAACCTTATCTTCACCCTCAAAAGAAACCAACTCGTAGAGTCTGCAGAAGGCATCAGGAGAAATAGGCCCTCCGAAGGTCCTCGCAGCCCAAAAGAATGAACTTGGAGAGTTGCACGATGCCATTTGGGGTGAGATGATGCATCTTCACCTTGAACCTCGATACAATCTCTGGAACAAGAGAATCAAGAGGGAATCACAGCCCCGCCACAAAGAAATCTCAGAAAACAACACACTCCTGATTGCGAGGGTCAAGAGTCTCCTGCCCCTCAGGGCAACGACAAACTCCAGGCTTGAAATATCCTTTCTCTATATGAGACTCTAGTAGGGACTCGGTCTCCAGTGAGTTCCAGAACCTCAAGGTCGTTTCAGGCTTATCTAGCCCCATAAGCTCTGAGGGATCCGCGTCAACTTGAGACAAATCTTCTTCTCCCTCACACAACCAAATCTGGTCCTCAGCCTACACGAAGGTCTCCACACCTTCAGGCACCTTAGCT carries:
- the LOC120713242 gene encoding CLK4-associating serine/arginine rich protein-like, whose protein sequence is MAGGWASTPSATVCVSPGQHRTEQRRANRRVAAGTGSRRGSMQPLKRRPVRTSAGSSMLERHGSRRLRDSPGRHGMKNRRDDRRVHGGAVSRQGNGGRDTSENGSRRGRVQAAARRGGAGSGGVGPHRDGARGSGAAREPAAQDLAGTARGEDQETRLTSHQRVAGGRSRRTAHLLSSSGRAALFAAVPATSLPPPVVLPSSPHLHRATRRPQARSRSGHVVVPPRRAPRHPLANRRQDPEPSSRPQSRSRAQLPTSVKIQSPAVARSQDPEPSRQPQARSRAQLPAAVKIQSPAAGCKQDPEPLMLSKEELASAGVNTRGLHKHYMNHAMHDDNTSIVGEFKAEDLHCGPGVFSVVFSDLYDLFNLDALDISFIRCLTL